In Paenibacillus ihbetae, the following are encoded in one genomic region:
- a CDS encoding DUF3100 domain-containing protein, producing MKSKQSFLYLLAFVLIVIAVSEFIGIQAVKVGSVKISLLPLVFAILITMILGLSIFRKGFMKKIYSEANVGFSSKYLIFIMLPLMARYGADVAPRIEEILKVGWVFIIQEIGNLGTILLGLPIAILLGLRREAIGSTLGLGREGELAYISEKYTLDSDEGRGVLSLYIIGTLFGTLFFSIIAPIMYATGFSIEALAMASGVGSASMMTGSSSALIATAPDMEQTINSYAAASQLLTSFLGTYTMVFLAVPLQRFMYKLLVRGDK from the coding sequence ATGAAGTCGAAACAATCATTCCTCTATTTACTCGCATTCGTGCTGATCGTCATTGCGGTTTCCGAGTTTATCGGGATTCAAGCAGTGAAGGTCGGCTCTGTAAAAATAAGCTTGCTGCCGCTGGTGTTCGCGATACTGATTACGATGATCCTTGGCTTGTCCATCTTCCGGAAAGGCTTCATGAAGAAGATCTACAGCGAGGCGAATGTCGGCTTCTCCAGCAAGTACCTGATCTTTATCATGCTGCCGCTGATGGCAAGATACGGAGCCGATGTCGCTCCGAGAATCGAAGAGATATTGAAGGTCGGCTGGGTGTTTATCATCCAGGAGATCGGCAACCTGGGGACGATTCTGCTCGGGCTTCCAATCGCCATCCTGCTCGGCCTCCGGAGAGAAGCGATCGGCTCGACGCTGGGTCTCGGGCGCGAAGGCGAGCTGGCCTACATATCCGAAAAATATACGCTCGACTCCGACGAGGGACGGGGCGTGCTATCCCTTTACATTATCGGCACATTGTTCGGAACGCTGTTCTTCAGCATCATCGCACCGATTATGTATGCCACCGGATTCTCGATTGAAGCGCTGGCCATGGCTTCCGGTGTCGGATCCGCCAGCATGATGACTGGCTCGTCGTCAGCTCTGATCGCTACCGCGCCTGATATGGAACAAACCATCAACAGCTATGCCGCAGCGAGCCAGCTGCTTACAAGCTTCCTGGGAACCTACACGATGGTATTCCTGGCCGTGCCGCTGCAGCGGTTCATGTACAAATTGTTAGTCAGAGGTGATAAATGA
- a CDS encoding glycosyltransferase family 4 protein, which produces MSNLKDKGGVRLPKDLLLYDVDWWILGKTARVLQRYHPDLELMSVAEAERLVESAGAQAINQRYSVISSMCLGIAAWAIFKHIRIDSSAAVSYYYFTRNYETFREWTDPIDPDSEFLRLVLSRIPVIGAMNRRLTAVLQELTPQGSIDFIGHFVDTEHFTPAQSGRGPDQPFVIGWAGDKGKKSKNYHSLYEPIKQHFDRHPGIRFVETSGAYAYEDMPRFYQSIDLLLITSSSEGGGATALEAFACGKPVLSTDVGYIREAAAPELFPLILKTDHPLDFIQAIEGWMHRREELDLFGQKCRKNVEANWSIESGARRWISQMFNRSEVK; this is translated from the coding sequence ATGTCGAACCTAAAGGATAAAGGAGGAGTCAGACTGCCAAAAGATCTTCTGCTGTACGATGTAGACTGGTGGATTCTGGGGAAAACAGCCCGGGTTCTGCAGCGCTATCATCCGGATCTGGAGCTCATGTCGGTAGCCGAAGCAGAAAGGCTCGTTGAATCCGCGGGAGCCCAAGCAATCAACCAGCGTTATTCTGTCATCAGCTCGATGTGCTTAGGAATTGCCGCATGGGCGATCTTTAAGCATATCCGAATCGATTCTTCCGCTGCCGTATCTTATTATTATTTCACGCGAAACTATGAAACCTTTCGGGAATGGACGGATCCGATCGATCCAGACTCTGAATTCCTTCGATTGGTGCTTTCCCGCATCCCCGTCATCGGTGCGATGAACCGCAGGCTGACAGCTGTTCTCCAGGAGTTGACTCCTCAAGGAAGCATCGATTTTATCGGACATTTCGTCGACACGGAGCATTTTACCCCGGCGCAATCCGGGCGAGGTCCAGATCAACCGTTTGTGATCGGGTGGGCGGGCGACAAGGGGAAGAAGTCGAAAAATTATCATTCGCTTTATGAACCGATCAAGCAGCATTTTGACCGTCATCCGGGAATACGGTTTGTGGAAACAAGCGGAGCGTATGCCTATGAAGACATGCCGCGCTTTTACCAATCCATTGATCTTCTTCTGATCACCTCATCAAGTGAAGGCGGCGGAGCGACGGCGCTGGAGGCCTTTGCCTGCGGCAAGCCGGTCCTGTCCACGGACGTCGGGTACATCAGGGAAGCCGCTGCCCCTGAATTATTTCCTCTCATTCTGAAAACCGATCATCCGCTTGATTTCATTCAAGCTATAGAGGGCTGGATGCATCGTAGGGAAGAGCTGGACTTGTTTGGCCAAAAGTGCCGAAAGAACGTGGAAGCGAACTGGAGCATCGAATCGGGTGCACGCCGTTGGATATCCCAGATGTTTAACCGATCGGAGGTGAAGTGA
- a CDS encoding galactosyltransferase-related protein, with amino-acid sequence MFEDVSVLIPYQPDGGPRDEAFRYVKEFYRLLLPEAEVCVGDLPEHERFSRSKAINKAAASATGNRFIIADGDLIYDPKKIREAVRRLEDHEWIIPFTSITRLTLNNSQSILRTEVCWPPKIELESHPQDARFFVGGLNLVTRKAFEAVGGYDERFVGWGGEDEAFAYSLDTIVGKHIRLDGNLLHFWHPFVGPEGNPNYESNYALYHRYKAVLGKPEEMRRLIEEKRKGV; translated from the coding sequence ATGTTCGAAGACGTTTCTGTGCTGATACCGTATCAACCGGATGGAGGGCCCCGGGACGAAGCTTTTCGCTATGTGAAGGAATTTTACAGGCTTCTTCTGCCAGAGGCCGAAGTATGTGTCGGAGACCTGCCGGAGCATGAACGGTTCAGCCGTTCCAAAGCGATCAACAAGGCGGCAGCATCGGCAACGGGCAACCGTTTCATTATTGCGGACGGGGACTTGATCTACGATCCGAAAAAGATCAGAGAGGCTGTACGACGGCTGGAGGATCATGAATGGATCATTCCGTTTACCAGCATTACTCGGCTGACCCTGAATAATTCCCAGAGCATACTGCGTACCGAGGTATGCTGGCCTCCGAAGATCGAGCTTGAATCGCATCCGCAGGATGCCCGTTTTTTTGTCGGCGGCTTGAATCTCGTAACCCGGAAAGCCTTCGAGGCCGTCGGGGGATATGACGAGCGGTTTGTGGGATGGGGCGGGGAAGATGAAGCTTTTGCCTATTCCTTGGATACGATCGTCGGAAAGCATATTCGTCTGGACGGGAATCTGCTGCATTTCTGGCACCCGTTCGTGGGCCCTGAGGGGAATCCGAATTATGAGTCCAATTATGCGCTGTATCATCGGTACAAGGCCGTACTTGGCAAGCCGGAAGAAATGAGGCGGCTGATTGAGGAAAAGAGGAAAGGAGTCTGA
- a CDS encoding glycosyltransferase, with translation MRLSLIVPVLNEETFIPLYLESAAAFADEIIMVDGGSSDRSVPLIEEYKRHLPIRLYPMHQTGLPYTEDWNESKVRNFLIEQATGDWIMNLDIDEIVDDRFPEILPELMRRTDADIFQFPFVNFWGNPWTLRVNSPGDERWSNDITRMWRANIGIKYRDERHHCTLEASGGQSIWSLPRGRVDVNIYHYHYALGKKIKFNDNRRGDVNLLTNVGDPDWNFEHDEYSIATMPFKGTHPEVIRRHLQADAP, from the coding sequence ATGCGATTGTCATTGATCGTCCCGGTACTGAATGAAGAAACGTTCATCCCGCTTTATTTGGAAAGCGCTGCAGCATTTGCAGATGAAATTATTATGGTGGATGGCGGCAGCAGTGACCGTTCGGTTCCGCTGATTGAGGAATACAAGCGCCATCTTCCCATTCGCTTGTATCCTATGCATCAAACCGGTCTGCCCTATACGGAGGACTGGAATGAATCGAAGGTGCGCAACTTTCTGATCGAGCAGGCGACCGGTGACTGGATCATGAATCTGGATATCGATGAAATCGTCGACGACCGTTTCCCCGAGATTCTGCCTGAGCTGATGCGGCGAACCGATGCGGATATCTTTCAGTTTCCTTTCGTCAACTTCTGGGGCAATCCCTGGACACTCCGGGTGAACAGTCCGGGGGATGAGCGGTGGTCCAACGATATTACCCGGATGTGGCGGGCGAACATCGGTATAAAGTACCGCGATGAGCGGCATCACTGCACGCTTGAAGCAAGCGGGGGCCAGAGCATATGGAGCCTGCCGCGCGGTCGGGTCGATGTAAATATCTATCACTACCATTACGCGCTCGGCAAAAAAATCAAGTTTAACGATAATCGGCGCGGAGACGTCAACCTTCTGACCAACGTGGGGGACCCGGACTGGAATTTCGAGCATGACGAATACAGCATCGCAACGATGCCGTTCAAGGGGACTCATCCGGAGGTTATCCGGCGGCATCTTCAGGCTGATGCACCTTAA
- a CDS encoding VOC family protein has product MIFEITIQVRVANYPEGLEWYRMLMNREPDFIPHEGFAEWELIPGCWLQIAEGEPAPGSGPIRLGVQHIERERDRLAQHLKTESFTIHTRDEVPVKWGTFTDPWGNRIGLFEYLNKDEERERIRTIISK; this is encoded by the coding sequence GTGATTTTTGAAATAACGATACAGGTTCGCGTTGCGAATTATCCGGAGGGGCTGGAATGGTACCGAATGTTGATGAACCGGGAGCCCGATTTTATTCCTCATGAGGGATTTGCAGAATGGGAGCTGATTCCCGGATGCTGGCTTCAAATAGCGGAAGGTGAACCGGCTCCGGGGAGCGGTCCGATCCGTTTAGGTGTACAACATATCGAACGGGAGCGCGATCGTCTTGCCCAGCATTTAAAGACGGAGAGCTTCACCATCCACACCCGGGATGAAGTTCCTGTTAAATGGGGAACGTTTACCGATCCATGGGGGAATCGAATCGGCTTATTTGAATATCTGAATAAGGATGAAGAGAGAGAACGGATCCGAACGATCATTAGTAAATGA
- a CDS encoding glycosyltransferase family 2 protein → MIAFIISRGSQSGTLQTKISLKAVLPDWEVITIPETRTADSLNRSLQSYDESYFLTLYGGDILRPELGEQLQGWMQDLENGDGGIVILPRPLFATRSPEMIQDCAVLWRTSAVMTGTCPGFAGRNFLPFDSLVLFDQYVRIRHAYRWKMVSTDAYMPARTYPEQPIRNPELEASELMPIIQRSRTLIEGQREALCSPVISVVICTYNNADYLPWAVRSVMAQTGPVWELLIIDDGSTDATPAYLETLQGDPRIRCYRQHQNEGKAACLNAALKRARGKWLLELDADDWLSHESLIRLSEAALNSKGSGVIYADHYEWNERRSGELVFRGVKKPPEALSRQWLLEEGPALAPRMFRVGLLIKHNGWSTLMPQEGRLYEDIELLARLATEETMRYLPLPLYHRRIRSGSMTRMHEHQYKPWSLSIMDPDK, encoded by the coding sequence ATGATCGCTTTTATCATTTCCAGGGGAAGTCAATCTGGCACCCTACAGACGAAAATATCCCTGAAAGCCGTGCTGCCCGATTGGGAAGTGATCACGATCCCCGAGACACGCACAGCCGATTCTTTGAACCGATCGCTTCAAAGCTATGACGAATCGTATTTTCTCACTTTATATGGCGGCGATATTCTCCGGCCCGAGCTTGGGGAACAGCTTCAAGGCTGGATGCAAGATCTGGAAAACGGGGATGGCGGAATCGTCATCCTACCTCGGCCATTATTCGCAACGCGATCTCCGGAAATGATCCAGGACTGCGCGGTTCTATGGCGTACCTCGGCGGTGATGACTGGCACGTGCCCGGGTTTTGCAGGACGAAATTTCTTGCCCTTCGATTCATTGGTTCTCTTTGACCAATATGTCCGGATTCGCCATGCTTATCGGTGGAAGATGGTGAGCACAGACGCTTATATGCCCGCTAGGACCTATCCTGAGCAGCCTATTAGAAATCCCGAGCTGGAAGCCAGCGAGCTTATGCCGATCATTCAACGCAGCCGGACGTTGATCGAAGGGCAACGGGAGGCTTTATGTTCCCCTGTCATATCGGTCGTGATCTGCACCTACAATAACGCCGATTATCTGCCTTGGGCTGTCCGTTCCGTTATGGCCCAGACCGGCCCTGTATGGGAGCTTCTGATCATCGATGACGGATCAACCGATGCAACCCCGGCGTATTTGGAGACGCTGCAGGGCGATCCGCGAATCCGCTGTTATAGACAGCACCAAAACGAAGGCAAAGCCGCCTGCCTGAATGCAGCCCTGAAAAGGGCCCGCGGCAAGTGGCTGCTGGAGCTTGACGCCGATGACTGGCTGTCGCACGAGAGCTTGATACGGCTGTCAGAAGCTGCCCTGAACTCGAAGGGGTCAGGGGTGATATACGCCGACCACTACGAATGGAATGAGCGCAGAAGCGGGGAGCTGGTCTTCCGGGGCGTTAAGAAACCGCCGGAAGCGCTCTCCCGTCAATGGCTTCTTGAAGAAGGACCTGCCCTGGCTCCCCGGATGTTCCGTGTCGGTCTGTTAATCAAACATAACGGATGGAGCACTTTGATGCCGCAGGAAGGAAGGTTATACGAGGATATTGAGCTGCTCGCCCGGCTTGCCACCGAAGAAACGATGCGCTACCTCCCCTTGCCGCTTTATCACCGGCGAATTCGAAGCGGCAGCATGACGCGAATGCATGAGCATCAATATAAACCGTGGAGCTTATCTATAATGGACCCGGATAAATAA
- a CDS encoding glycosyltransferase, translating to MVLNRPRKRSRKPIKKRNSRSVKKLGERNRSARQRLLNVPYPLPGTSKQLKPHPAQPLPLSPFLPAQDKELTRSEAAHIRSHPPAGERGQYDVFRFPVIDWDFRWQRPQQISEQFALHGHRVFYITTDIAVLPMEEPAYEDVARHVGIKRIEPNIWLITLCATRKLNLYRDLMNETDIRYLRWSIDHVRDRFQVEHLVSIVDLPFWTPLVTAMDDHKLVYDCMDEHQGFSTNDKAILSQEEQLVRSADLVVASSQALYDRLQTLHPSTLLLRNAADASHFHNPMPVAPELMSIRGPVIGYYGAISDWFDIRLIGQLAARRPDWTFVLIGHTFGCDTSVVERLPNIMLLGEKPYEQLPSYLHRFDVALIPFLENELTRATNPVKLYEYLAAGKPVVSTYLPELESVASGLTLVARTPEDFEHAIERSLQQEDPSVAQARMQFARSHTWHMRYKELHEYILAKLFPKVSIVILTYNNWAYTRQCLTSLQKQGRYPNMEVIVIDNGSTDETRRYLAELDTGLFRVMYSGANLGFAAGNALGCRKASGEYIILLNNDTIVPDGSWIRRLIRPLAMEQDLAMTGPMSNHVGNDQAVDHFVGNPVEGANADWLRDFYEFYQGRSRYTDLLGFFCVAIKRSVFEQIGDLDRNYGVGMFEDDDYCERVKRAGYKLAIIEDAFVYHHGSATIKKLKPGEYDQLWRNNKSYYERKWNKVWQMPKPPENLFSGAESAPEVAARLANSANQCVLVLGAREWSRQDSRWKRIVKQLAADRKQLIVVHLMKYHQHDVIGIRKAGPQVYLTNRLDLFSRVRFDSVIYCGETEQQHDVQARRELIDAPSYHAHQLLDLNATLENAEVLKGLRPDQLVQEALRPKEPQPG from the coding sequence ATGGTGTTGAACAGACCACGGAAGAGGTCCCGAAAGCCGATAAAAAAACGAAATTCTCGATCAGTTAAGAAACTTGGAGAACGCAACAGATCCGCTCGACAACGCTTGCTGAACGTCCCCTATCCGCTTCCGGGCACCTCCAAACAGCTGAAGCCTCATCCGGCCCAGCCGCTGCCTTTAAGCCCCTTCTTACCTGCCCAAGACAAGGAACTGACCCGATCGGAAGCTGCGCATATTCGCTCGCATCCGCCAGCAGGAGAGCGCGGCCAATATGACGTGTTCCGGTTTCCGGTCATTGATTGGGACTTCCGGTGGCAACGGCCGCAGCAAATATCGGAGCAGTTCGCCCTCCACGGCCACAGGGTGTTTTATATAACCACCGACATCGCGGTGCTTCCAATGGAAGAACCCGCTTATGAAGATGTGGCACGGCATGTCGGAATCAAACGGATTGAGCCCAACATCTGGTTGATTACGCTCTGTGCCACCCGCAAGCTGAATCTGTACAGGGACTTGATGAATGAGACGGATATCCGGTATCTTAGGTGGTCCATTGATCATGTCCGGGATCGCTTCCAGGTAGAGCATCTTGTTTCGATTGTCGACCTGCCGTTCTGGACGCCGCTCGTAACCGCCATGGACGATCACAAGCTAGTGTATGACTGCATGGACGAACATCAAGGATTCTCTACTAATGACAAAGCCATACTGAGCCAGGAGGAGCAATTGGTTCGCAGCGCCGACTTGGTCGTAGCCTCCTCCCAAGCTTTGTATGACCGTTTGCAGACACTTCATCCTTCTACACTGCTTTTACGAAATGCGGCAGATGCATCCCATTTTCACAATCCCATGCCCGTTGCACCCGAGCTCATGTCGATTCGGGGACCGGTCATCGGGTACTATGGAGCCATTTCCGACTGGTTCGATATCCGGCTCATTGGCCAGCTGGCAGCAAGAAGGCCGGATTGGACATTCGTCCTGATCGGTCACACGTTCGGCTGCGACACATCTGTCGTCGAGAGGCTCCCGAACATCATGCTCCTAGGCGAGAAGCCATATGAACAGCTTCCATCCTACCTCCACCGTTTTGATGTTGCCTTGATTCCTTTTCTGGAAAACGAGCTTACCCGTGCAACCAATCCGGTGAAGCTTTATGAATATTTGGCAGCAGGGAAGCCTGTTGTTTCCACTTATCTGCCCGAGCTGGAAAGCGTGGCGAGCGGTTTAACGCTCGTCGCCCGGACGCCTGAAGACTTCGAGCATGCGATTGAACGATCCCTCCAGCAGGAGGACCCGAGCGTGGCCCAAGCAAGGATGCAGTTTGCTCGATCTCATACATGGCACATGAGATATAAGGAGCTCCATGAATACATCTTGGCAAAGCTATTCCCGAAGGTGAGCATTGTCATTTTGACCTATAACAACTGGGCTTACACGCGTCAATGTCTGACCAGCCTCCAGAAGCAGGGCCGCTATCCCAATATGGAGGTCATTGTAATCGATAACGGTTCCACCGACGAGACCAGGCGTTACTTGGCAGAACTCGATACCGGTTTATTTCGGGTCATGTATTCCGGGGCGAATCTCGGATTCGCCGCAGGAAACGCCTTGGGATGCCGCAAAGCCAGCGGCGAATATATCATTCTGTTGAACAATGATACGATCGTACCTGATGGAAGCTGGATCAGGCGATTAATCCGCCCTTTGGCGATGGAGCAGGATCTGGCGATGACCGGGCCTATGTCCAATCATGTCGGCAATGATCAGGCCGTGGACCATTTCGTAGGCAACCCGGTAGAAGGCGCCAATGCGGATTGGCTTCGCGATTTTTACGAGTTTTACCAAGGCAGAAGTCGGTATACCGATCTGCTTGGCTTCTTCTGTGTGGCCATAAAGCGCAGCGTATTCGAACAAATTGGCGACTTGGACCGTAATTATGGGGTCGGCATGTTTGAAGACGATGATTATTGCGAGCGGGTCAAGCGGGCCGGTTACAAACTGGCAATCATCGAGGACGCCTTTGTATATCATCATGGCAGCGCCACGATCAAAAAGCTGAAGCCGGGCGAGTATGATCAGCTGTGGCGAAACAACAAGTCCTATTATGAGCGGAAATGGAATAAAGTCTGGCAAATGCCTAAACCGCCGGAAAATCTATTTTCCGGAGCGGAATCTGCACCGGAGGTGGCCGCGAGACTTGCAAACAGTGCGAACCAGTGCGTACTGGTGCTCGGAGCGCGGGAGTGGAGCCGCCAAGATTCCCGATGGAAGCGGATCGTTAAGCAGCTTGCCGCCGACCGGAAACAGCTCATCGTGGTTCACTTGATGAAGTATCATCAGCATGATGTCATCGGCATACGGAAAGCCGGTCCGCAGGTTTATCTCACGAATCGGCTGGATTTGTTCAGCCGTGTCCGTTTCGATAGCGTAATCTATTGCGGCGAAACCGAACAACAGCACGATGTCCAAGCGCGGCGTGAGCTCATCGACGCCCCCTCCTACCATGCACACCAGCTGCTCGATTTGAATGCAACGTTAGAGAATGCCGAAGTGCTGAAGGGACTTCGGCCTGACCAGCTGGTTCAGGAGGCCTTACGGCCCAAGGAGCCGCAGCCCGGCTAA
- a CDS encoding M20/M25/M40 family metallo-hydrolase yields the protein MSFKEQYEEIAQIARTIFEHPELGYKEFKTSKLVEEFLKKVNPEVELQPFSTTGLRTSLGAGKPLNIAFIAELDAVYAPSHWRSDPATGAAHNCGHYTQVAIALALYKHYVETKAYENLDYTLTFIFVPAEEYLDLAYRDELLTKGTISYYGGKPEAMKLGVFDDIDIGLCVHAMGGEFDKRTIEINCDLAGFLYKQYTFKGKATHAGFDPFSAKNAYSMSTLFNVALGLSRQQMRDSEKVRMNPIVLESDMSTNVVPNRITVGSDLRTLSVEYMKEAADKMDDAARGSALALQGEVDIKTQMGYLPFVQDRYLSEFVMEAFQRNDEIEAIWNNNAISAAGDIGDLAFMMPCIQIGYSGFTGTIHGDDFKDIDPEYIYEVFPRFLTQVLEGMSGRIDRSKLYRRSFAEYEQLLASIVKVKSINGNEVKS from the coding sequence ATGAGTTTTAAGGAGCAGTACGAAGAAATTGCGCAAATCGCCCGGACGATATTCGAGCATCCTGAGCTCGGGTACAAAGAATTCAAGACAAGCAAGCTGGTTGAAGAATTTTTGAAAAAAGTAAATCCGGAAGTCGAGCTTCAGCCGTTCAGCACGACAGGGCTGCGGACCTCGCTCGGGGCCGGGAAACCGCTTAATATCGCATTTATTGCAGAGTTGGATGCGGTGTATGCACCTTCCCACTGGCGTTCCGATCCGGCAACCGGTGCTGCGCATAATTGCGGGCATTATACTCAGGTGGCAATTGCGCTGGCATTGTACAAGCACTATGTGGAGACCAAGGCTTATGAAAACCTTGACTATACGCTGACGTTCATTTTCGTTCCTGCGGAAGAGTATCTGGATCTTGCCTACCGGGACGAGCTCCTTACGAAAGGAACGATCTCGTATTACGGCGGAAAACCCGAAGCGATGAAGCTTGGGGTCTTCGACGATATTGATATCGGACTGTGCGTTCACGCCATGGGCGGGGAGTTCGATAAGCGGACGATCGAAATCAACTGCGACCTGGCAGGTTTCTTGTACAAGCAGTATACATTTAAGGGCAAAGCAACGCATGCCGGGTTCGATCCATTCTCCGCCAAAAATGCCTACAGCATGTCTACGCTGTTCAATGTTGCGCTTGGACTCAGCAGGCAGCAGATGAGAGACAGCGAGAAGGTCCGAATGAACCCGATCGTTCTTGAATCGGATATGTCGACGAATGTCGTTCCGAACCGGATCACGGTCGGAAGTGATTTGCGGACCCTTTCCGTGGAGTATATGAAGGAAGCCGCAGACAAGATGGACGATGCGGCGAGGGGAAGCGCGCTGGCGCTGCAGGGCGAGGTTGACATCAAGACGCAGATGGGATATCTGCCGTTCGTTCAGGATCGATATTTGTCGGAATTTGTAATGGAGGCATTCCAGCGCAATGATGAAATCGAGGCGATCTGGAACAACAATGCCATCAGCGCGGCAGGCGATATTGGAGACCTGGCGTTTATGATGCCATGCATACAGATCGGTTACAGCGGCTTTACGGGAACGATTCACGGGGATGATTTCAAAGATATCGACCCCGAGTATATTTATGAGGTGTTCCCAAGATTCCTGACCCAGGTGCTGGAAGGGATGAGCGGCCGAATCGATCGCTCGAAGCTGTACCGCAGATCCTTTGCCGAGTACGAGCAGCTGCTGGCGTCCATTGTGAAGGTAAAGTCGATAAACGGAAATGAGGTCAAGTCATGA
- a CDS encoding DUF3189 family protein, with protein sequence MIFIYHDYGGTHTTSLAAAYHLNKLPTHRKLSKEEIMAVDYFNQLTASDMGKLIFRGLDEDGNPVYTVGKGNSKAVLPAMIQMAAMLQEKFKNEEPIVFSNTSPTVPMVLSFGGFLSRGLKMDALGVPFLVKGAQRCCRTIHELVLHTKETAAARAAKDSVIVLDNKHFKRKGQ encoded by the coding sequence ATGATCTTCATATACCACGATTACGGCGGGACCCACACGACGTCGCTGGCGGCCGCTTACCATTTGAATAAGCTGCCGACGCACCGTAAGCTTTCAAAGGAAGAAATAATGGCCGTTGATTATTTCAACCAGCTCACGGCTTCAGATATGGGCAAGCTCATATTTCGCGGACTGGATGAGGACGGAAATCCAGTATACACGGTTGGCAAAGGAAATTCCAAAGCCGTCCTCCCTGCGATGATTCAAATGGCCGCCATGCTTCAGGAAAAATTCAAAAATGAAGAGCCGATCGTTTTCTCTAATACGTCGCCTACCGTACCGATGGTATTGAGTTTTGGAGGCTTTCTATCCCGGGGACTGAAGATGGATGCGCTTGGCGTTCCGTTTCTGGTTAAGGGGGCACAGCGATGCTGCAGAACGATCCACGAGCTCGTGCTTCACACCAAAGAGACGGCGGCGGCCAGGGCAGCTAAGGATTCGGTGATCGTGCTCGATAACAAGCATTTCAAGCGCAAAGGGCAGTAA
- a CDS encoding class I SAM-dependent methyltransferase gives MADQTSMNPHKVICSVPIELVFTDIDVKSSRTEHRIDHYTEAWFEHHLLHSDISIMRFTPHRDLYSYFMGHQNSAEAYLEWHDKIYTTRGLKAPDRESVLRQKQMEFINMRNEILSNSSFFMDHPIQARFNPAGYFNIKDGHHRAAFLYVFGFRRVYLEMSASDYTQWINAEQAEAVRATIQDQQRQLIYTPILHPAFYSWSSERDNVYPTRLDYMMRYLGLSALRGTRVIDIGCNIGYHARCFTREGAVVTGVEHDADHCRMLKELNGLEHTHFQWIQESFENASVGSYDIGIMLTVFYHVMKNDEVCRAFLARLDQSVGQLLFWESGDDPKKEKILIMEHTGFTRYEKLADTFGTGKLRELGVFQR, from the coding sequence ATGGCTGATCAAACCAGCATGAACCCGCATAAGGTGATATGCTCCGTGCCGATCGAGCTAGTATTTACGGATATCGATGTGAAATCATCACGTACGGAGCATAGGATTGATCATTACACGGAAGCCTGGTTCGAGCATCATCTGCTGCATAGCGATATATCCATTATGCGCTTTACGCCTCACCGGGACCTCTATTCGTATTTCATGGGGCACCAAAATTCTGCGGAAGCCTATCTGGAATGGCACGATAAGATCTACACGACTAGGGGTCTGAAAGCTCCCGACAGGGAGAGTGTGCTTCGTCAAAAGCAGATGGAATTCATCAATATGAGGAATGAAATCCTGAGCAACAGCAGCTTTTTCATGGATCATCCCATTCAAGCCCGATTTAATCCTGCAGGATATTTTAATATCAAGGACGGTCATCACCGGGCCGCCTTCCTGTATGTCTTCGGCTTTCGCCGCGTGTATTTGGAAATGAGCGCTTCAGACTATACACAGTGGATCAATGCTGAACAAGCGGAAGCGGTACGCGCAACGATCCAAGACCAGCAGCGACAGCTTATCTATACGCCGATCCTGCATCCGGCGTTTTATTCTTGGAGCAGTGAGAGAGACAATGTATACCCGACCAGACTCGATTATATGATGCGTTATTTGGGATTGTCTGCTCTGCGCGGAACTCGCGTTATCGATATCGGCTGCAATATCGGATATCATGCACGCTGCTTTACCCGCGAAGGGGCAGTCGTGACAGGTGTTGAACATGATGCCGATCACTGCCGGATGCTGAAGGAGCTGAATGGTTTGGAGCATACGCATTTTCAATGGATCCAGGAGTCCTTCGAAAATGCGAGCGTTGGGAGCTATGATATCGGAATTATGCTGACCGTCTTCTATCATGTCATGAAGAATGATGAGGTATGCCGGGCGTTTCTTGCAAGATTGGATCAATCCGTCGGTCAGCTGCTGTTCTGGGAATCCGGAGATGATCCAAAGAAGGAGAAGATTCTGATCATGGAGCATACCGGCTTCACAAGGTATGAGAAGCTCGCCGACACGTTTGGAACCGGCAAGCTCCGGGAGCTCGGCGTTTTTCAGAGATGA